Proteins co-encoded in one Desulfitobacterium hafniense DCB-2 genomic window:
- the fliO gene encoding flagellar biosynthetic protein FliO, whose amino-acid sequence MPNIQVSIDEKTPFQPQMTGEVSRSVSDPSYWGGIIGTILVFLLILIVALWVIRKMNQASFRGMQAPWARVLDRQMLSASQSLYLVEIAGKLQILGGTDHHLTKIDEINDPELAAEILDELAHRPAERVEGILSGIAQRTFGGKRRRGKEPFADELERLLEEVDQ is encoded by the coding sequence ATGCCAAATATCCAAGTGAGTATAGATGAAAAGACGCCCTTTCAACCTCAGATGACGGGTGAAGTTAGTAGAAGTGTATCCGATCCCTCCTACTGGGGGGGGATCATCGGGACGATTCTCGTCTTTCTCCTTATTCTGATAGTTGCTTTATGGGTCATCCGCAAGATGAACCAGGCTTCTTTCCGGGGCATGCAGGCGCCTTGGGCGAGAGTTCTGGATCGGCAAATGCTTAGTGCCAGCCAATCTCTCTATTTAGTGGAAATTGCCGGAAAGCTCCAGATCCTGGGGGGAACGGATCATCATTTGACGAAGATCGATGAGATCAATGACCCTGAACTGGCGGCCGAGATCCTGGATGAGCTGGCCCACCGGCCCGCTGAGCGTGTAGAGGGCATTCTATCCGGAATTGCCCAGCGCACCTTTGGCGGTAAACGACGCCGGGGGAAAGAGCCCTTTGCCGATGAGCTTGAACGTTTGCTTGAGGAGGTGGACCAATGA
- a CDS encoding response regulator, protein MGANVLIVDDAAFMRMMVKDILTKNGFTVVGEAENGAVAVDKFVELTPDLVIMDITMPEMDGLQAVREIRKKDPQAKIIMCSAMGQQAMVIDAIQSGAKDFIVKPFQADRVVEAVKKALK, encoded by the coding sequence GTGGGTGCTAATGTTTTAATTGTTGATGATGCTGCGTTTATGCGGATGATGGTCAAGGATATCTTAACCAAGAACGGCTTCACAGTGGTTGGTGAGGCAGAAAATGGGGCTGTGGCCGTGGACAAATTTGTTGAATTGACCCCGGATTTAGTGATCATGGACATTACCATGCCTGAAATGGATGGACTGCAGGCCGTTCGTGAAATTCGCAAGAAGGACCCTCAAGCCAAGATCATTATGTGTAGTGCCATGGGCCAGCAAGCGATGGTTATCGATGCCATTCAATCCGGTGCCAAGGACTTTATTGTAAAACCCTTCCAAGCAGATCGGGTGGTTGAGGCTGTAAAAAAGGCGCTGAAGTAA